The window AGTATAGGTTTGCGCTTCCACTGCGTAAAAGCGCAATGTTTCAGCCGAACGCAAAACTTCGCCTTTGGCAAGATTCAACGGCTTGCCTTCTTCACGCGTCAATTCAATTGCAATATCCTCAGCTCTCGCCTGAAGATCATCTGCCGCTGCAAACAAAATGGCAGCACGCCGGGAAACAGGTGTTTTTTTCCAGCCCTCGAAGGCTGCGTGAGCTGCCTGAACGGCAGCCTCTGCATCTTCTTTTACCGAACTCTGGAAACGCCCCACAACATCCCGCTGATCAGCAGGATTGCCATTGACAATGGTCTCACCAGATACACTTGCACGCCACTGACCTCCGATGTGATTAAGAAATATCTGATTCTGTAGATCTTGCACGATTCGTTTTCCTGTTGGTCGATAAACAATGAGGGGTTGAATTAGTCTGTATTACAAATGTGGCCTGACAGATCAGGCGACCAATTCCAGTTCCTGTAGCGAAACATCACTATTGACATAGTCGTTGTACAGTGCTGTTGTATACAACAGTCGCATCTGCGCACCGATTTCGCATATTTTCAGACAGCGCTGCTGGAGCTCGACGGTGTTGGCGTGTTCCAGCACAATCTGATAACCGCGCTCGCCATGAATTTCATCGGAAACGATATGCAGATCGAAAAATTCGACCTCCTCATCGGTGAAACCATATTTTTCACGCAGTGTAGGGGCCTGCTTACGGTAGATCGAAGGCACTTGTGATTCCAATCCGACAACCAATCCGGCAACAGCAACAATAGGATCTTCTCTCATTGCAACTGCATAACACCAGGATTGCAGTGCACGGGTGGTGGGCGACATGTTGTCAGGATTGACCACCCGTTCACGTGTCGTGCCGCATGCCTGTGCAAAACGGATGAGCAAATCTGTGTGACGGTCCCCGCCGATTTCCTCTTCGTACATATTGGCCAGCAGAAAGTCTTTGGCTTCTGTATAGGTATCCGGAGTACGCGCGTATACATAAGCAAGATAATCGGCGAAGGGACCTACATAGTGGTAATGGTTCTCAGCCCAACGAGACATATGTTCACGACTGAGCTTGCCGGTTGCCCAGGCAATGCTGAAGGGAGAGGCATTTGCACTTTTGCCTTTGATAGCAGTTTCCAGTGCAGTCCGGAATTCGTCACGAGTCATAAGGTTTGCCATTTCTAGATCCTTTAAATAAGTACGCTCTGGAAAAGGACAGGGCGTGGTGGTTAAATCGACATTTATATAAATTGTATACTATATACTATTCATAAAAACTAGGGAAAACCCGCGAATGTCGACGCATGAGTGTTAAGTAGCGGGGTTTAACGAGAGCAGGTGAAGTCAGTAATTTTTCAACCTGCCTTATGTTGAGGACGATGCGTATCGTGGGCACAGATAATTCAATACCCGAGCGCCTGACCGTCTTTTCTTTTGTCAGCCACGCCCAACAGGGAACCATCAGGCATGCGCATAACCGCATGGGCGCCGCCAAAATCGCTGCGCCCTGCCAGCTCGCCGGCTGACTTTGCGGGCTGCTGATACCCCGCATCGCGCAAGGCTTGCTCTACACAAACATCCATCCCCGCCTCAATCGCAAGTGTGTTGCCGGCTTCAAGTCGCCAGCGTGGCGTTGAAACGGAATCGGACAGAGCGTTGCCCCAACTGAGCACACGCGTCAAAATCTGCACTTGCCCCTGTGGCTGCATCAGTCCGCCGACCACGCCCATTCCAAGATGAAAGCGTCCGTCCAATGTGCTCATTCCAGGCACAACGGTATGATAGGGTCGCTTGTTCGGTGCCGGACCATTGACATGTCCCGGCTCAGCGAACCCGAATCCCCTGTTCTGCAGGACAAATCCACCATCCGGTACGGCAATACCGCTACCAAAGCGCTTGAAAATACTGGACATGAGTGTGATGGCCAGGCCTTGCTCATCCACGATCACTGAGCATACCGTGTTACCTGACGGGTCCGCGACGGTCTGACTGGCTCGACGCATAGCATGTTCCGTTGCCTTCACCATAGACACATGTGCAAGGGGGTCCGCCGGGTCCAGGTTGTCTTCCTGTATCCGCTGCAAGGCATCCAGGATGGCTATCCCGTGTGTATTGGGTGGACACTGATGTACCATGAATCCATTGAACAACGTCTTGACCGGCTCGCAGAAATCACCGGTGTGTTTCTGAAAATCCGCAGCATCCAGCAGACCACCCGCTCGCTGAACCGCCTGTGCCGCCCTTTGCGCCACCCAGCTCTCATAGAACGCGTCAGCGCCTTCTTGAGCGATCATTTCCAGGACTCGGGCCAATTGCGGATTCGCAACATGGTCACCGGCTTGCGGACTGTTGCCGGCACGAAAAAGCTGCGCGCAAACCGGATCACGCTTTAATACAAAATCAAAGATGGCCCATTCCTGCGCCGCCACAGCGGCCACGGCAAAGCCATCGCGCGCATAACCAATGGCGGGGTTGAAAAGACAGCGCCAGTCCAGCTTGCCATATCGCGCATGCAAATCCGCCCAGCCCCTGACTGCGCCTGGCGTTGTGACCGACCACGGGTGACGCTCCGGAATCCGGCGGCCGGGAAAATCATCCAATGCCGAAGGATCCATGGCGGCGGGTGCGCGCCCAGTACCGTTATAGCAAACAACCTGTCCATCTGGTAAACATAAAGTAGCCAGTAAATCCCCGCCAATACTGGTAGCCATGGGCTCCACAACACCCAGTACGGCATCGGCTGCGATCGCAGCATCAACCGCGCTGCCACCAGCCTGAAGCATCGCGTTTGCAGCGGCGGCCGCCAATGGGTTACCAGTGGCGATCATTGAGCGCGAGCCCGTGCATTGTTTCGCATTCATAGCAATTCTCAGCTGAACAACAGAACGGCGCTGATCGTTGAAATAAACAGTGCGATCAAGACAGGTAAGGTCAGGGCGCGAACCAGATCCAGTATGTGCACTCGGGCAAAGCCCGCCACTGCGATCAGGGAAGACCAGGCGATCAGCGTGCCGCCACCTGTCCAGACTGATCCCATTTGTCCGACTGCCGCCAAGGTGGAAGGATCCATGCCAATGACGGGTCCCAATGCCCCAGACAACGTACCAGTCAGCGGCAAGCCGGAAAAACCGGAACCGTCGATTCCAGAAATCATGCCCACAAGCAGAACACCGAAAGCCATCATAAAATGGTTGCCAGGGATCAAATGCTGACCGGCTGAGATCAGCTCAAACAACAGGCTGGGCGCCTTATCTAACGGAATTCCAAGAATCTGCGAAGTGGCCTCATTTGCCCCAAGAAAAAAGAACCCTGCGATTGGAAGTACCGAACCCATTGCTTTGAAAGCAAAGACAAATCCATCGGTCATATGCTCCGGACAGACATCAAGCATCTTTCGCGGCCCCACCGTCGCCAATGTAGCCAGCATCATCAGAATAAATGCAACACCGCCAACCAGACCGGCCGCATCACCTCCCCTCAAGACAGGCAACCCTGGAATCATCCGCGGTAACGCCAACAGC of the Advenella mimigardefordensis DPN7 genome contains:
- a CDS encoding TenA family transcriptional regulator, whose translation is MANLMTRDEFRTALETAIKGKSANASPFSIAWATGKLSREHMSRWAENHYHYVGPFADYLAYVYARTPDTYTEAKDFLLANMYEEEIGGDRHTDLLIRFAQACGTTRERVVNPDNMSPTTRALQSWCYAVAMREDPIVAVAGLVVGLESQVPSIYRKQAPTLREKYGFTDEEVEFFDLHIVSDEIHGERGYQIVLEHANTVELQQRCLKICEIGAQMRLLYTTALYNDYVNSDVSLQELELVA
- a CDS encoding gamma-glutamyltransferase family protein, whose translation is MNAKQCTGSRSMIATGNPLAAAAANAMLQAGGSAVDAAIAADAVLGVVEPMATSIGGDLLATLCLPDGQVVCYNGTGRAPAAMDPSALDDFPGRRIPERHPWSVTTPGAVRGWADLHARYGKLDWRCLFNPAIGYARDGFAVAAVAAQEWAIFDFVLKRDPVCAQLFRAGNSPQAGDHVANPQLARVLEMIAQEGADAFYESWVAQRAAQAVQRAGGLLDAADFQKHTGDFCEPVKTLFNGFMVHQCPPNTHGIAILDALQRIQEDNLDPADPLAHVSMVKATEHAMRRASQTVADPSGNTVCSVIVDEQGLAITLMSSIFKRFGSGIAVPDGGFVLQNRGFGFAEPGHVNGPAPNKRPYHTVVPGMSTLDGRFHLGMGVVGGLMQPQGQVQILTRVLSWGNALSDSVSTPRWRLEAGNTLAIEAGMDVCVEQALRDAGYQQPAKSAGELAGRSDFGGAHAVMRMPDGSLLGVADKRKDGQALGY